GGTTGTTGGATCTTTAATATACAACACAAATGAGGTTTCAGGTCAATGTGGAGGAAGTgtaaaaatcatcaaaattcGTTCCAACTTTTGTTCCACAATAAAAATTCATCCAGATTTCATTGCCTACTTAATAAAACATCAAATTCACTTAATAAAAAAGCAGTGTATTGATAAATTGGGCcattgaataaaatatagagtatattttaagaaatgaaaaaaataataacaatttggAAGCGCCTATCCTTCACTTTATCTATTAATGTTTTTACCAAAATCATTTTCACTCCACATCTATTATTTCGTTTGCATTAACAATTTGACACCTATTTTTGTGTATTACGTACAAGGGTGAGATTATAAAAACTTCTAAAGGAATCACATTTCAATGTGATGCCCCAAAATCATTTAGGATAAATTAAGACACCACACTTAATGCCCTatgggagaaaaaaattaaaaggttagAGCTGAAGCTTTGAAGTACCAAGAGAGTGTATGGTATTATTTATGGACACCCTATATCCATGGGGTGGTAGTGTTGAATACGAATTCCTATATAACTTAAAGGCAATAAAGATGTAACATACATGTTCTCCATCTTCGCCCAATATTATAGCCTTGGACCTATTGAGTTATATGTTATATGTTGGTCAAATCCAATGACAAGATCATAACATACTGGTGTGAGTTGTGTCAACCAAGATCCTTCAATCATGTCATGGCAAACCCGCTTTAACTATAACCATCAACCAACTCCAATGACAAGACCATCACCAATTTGACTCAATCATgataaaattatacataaacGAGTCTTGAGATTGCCATCAATTTGTTTCactatatttgaattttatattgtttcatgttatgttaattaaacttattttgtACTTGGATTAATAATGACATTTGTATatgagcatgattgattttcaaaatttattacacaaaaagaaacatctttttgttttgtataaGTGTTCACAGTACAAAATGGAAATTTGTTTGTGCCTTGTATTGAGATCTCACCCTCCCCCCAATACAAAATCAAAACACATTTTTGTTTATGGAAACATATGTTTCTTTGGAAGATAGTTttgctaaaataaaaataaaaataagggaGTATACTTAGAGAAACATGAGTGCATTAACAAAGCTCTCATgtcaaagtaaaattaattggTTTGGGGCTCCTGAATTTGACAGCAAGAGATTGAAGTGGGCCTAAAAGATAGAACAAACAAGGGCatcttattttattgtattttttttggatgCATTTTGTTGTcaaaaaattcattgaaaattatttgaacatgataaaaaatagtttttttttattatttttaaaggaaactaaaatgattatttttgctttcttaagttgttttctcttattttgtatgactaaataaatattttaatgaagcAAAATGGCATATAGCTATATTTTGTCTTCCCCAAAAGAAATTCATGGGAGCTACTACTCTCACCCTCCACTTTTTTCAGAAAAATGTAAAGGGAAAAATTTACCCTTCctttcttccctacactcttccCTTTCCTCTTGTTTTTAGTTGCAAcagaattatatatttttgttgtgtcaGGGACACACGAaatcacaatttcattttatatttggtacaaacaaaaaatggaatCGTGTAATATAAGGGTtacatacaaaatatataatagaaataCATTTTCACATAAAAATCTACAATGGAAATGTACTTTTGTGTTTACTTTTTTTGTAGGTACCTCATgtattataacaaaaatatgtttttgttgtatattttgtatatggaaacattttttcattttatttttttacacgcAAATGTAttctgttttatatttttatgcacCTTCTATAcattcttttgtttattttgtacaACGAAAATGCATTTCAACGCATTTCTGTTAAAAATGCATTTCAACGCATTTCTGTTAAAAATgcattttggaagaaaaaataatgaaacgcATGGGGgtgagataaaaaaattcaggGTGAGAATAGCAGCTCCCAAAATTCATGTCCTAGTCCTTTTGTTTCCTTTCAGCCGCCCGAAGCATAAACGGCCACATTATTTGTCATTCACTTGAAACAATATATCGTTTCTGTCGCTATTTCATTTACAGCAAATTAAAGGGAATGTGTTTGTCTGTCTTAGTATTAACGAAATgatataattttctttcataCAAGAGATAGGATCTATTTGAGTTGTCCCATGTTGTAACAAGAATGGTATATGTGAGTATGtttttgttgattaaaaaaatacacaagaaTGCAATGTGTTAAGGAAAATGACATTTGTCGGCttaatttgataaatttctTTCCATTGTAATATGGTATGGGCGTAGTTCCTCAGGATATTCTAGCTAcaagaaaattttcaatttcaaagtgGCATTTGTTCATTGCAGAAGTGAGAACAAgacattctttaaaaaatatatacagtaCGAAGAATTCAAAGTTGCACTTCTTGCTATTCCACTTCTATATAAATGCTCCCAACTCATTGCTTTGCATTGCATTCGGGCCATTTAATATCTAGCTAAGCATTGTTGTACTGACACAGTTGTGGGATTTCTTTTGACAAATCGAAGCAATTAAACATGGCAAGTGGTGGCACTTATTTGTCCTTGGCAATGTTGGTGGTTGCAGGATCTTTAATATATAACACAAAAGAGGTTTCAGGTCAATGTGGAGGAAGTCTTTCAGATCTTATAGCACAATGCTCACAGTATGTGCAAAAGTCAGGACCAAAGATTCCACCTTCAGCGACGTGCTGTGCAGCGTTGAGAAAGTTTAATGTGCCATGCGCATGCAAACTCGTTACTAAAGAAGCTGCAAGCCTTGTGAGCATTCCAAAGGTCGTCTTTGTTGGACGCTCTTGTGGATTGAACCTTCCCCCCGGAATGCAATGTGGAGGTAATAACATCTTCTCCCTAACTCATTTTGCTTTCATCACTTTATTCTcaattttaatctcttttatAATATAAGCAATTGAAtgaagaactttttttttcctgactTTTTAGCTTGTGTTTACTTTCTGGTAGAGATATAGGATAACacactattttttattggttgaaatttattagaaataattttttttagtctattatcttatttaatgattctcttttgtaattttcagtacattttaatcaataaaaataaatgtgtaaaaataagtatattaaAGAACACCACTCTTATTGGAATTCTTACCGTGCATTGCTCGACTCATGCATTTTAATtgcatttatataaaattataaattacttatGTCACAGTTATCAATATTAgtccaaaaataaaacaatacttGAAATTTAAGCCTACTAATACTATTAGTTTAttcaagcaaaaaaagaaaaaatcacacatattctaatttttttttcacatatcactctttaattttaacataaacaTTTTCATTTATGATTTTCAGTTGTATACAGTTAAGGGTTATATATTGTATGTCCACTATTAAATGTTTAAAACGATTTAAAATGGTTTACTACCAATTGCTTTAAGAAATCAATGAGTACAAAacgtttttattaaaaattatagctGAAATGGATTGACAACATTACATATTacgtttttatttaataaaaatcatttttgatatttaaatattGTCTTTAGAGTAATAGTTAGCGCGGTATTGAAAAAAGATtagtattaaatgaattttgtattttttatgcaataaatatttttgaataaaacaatttcttttcattgacTATTCAAAATAGCTCACATTTTCTCAACTTCATTTCCGTTTTcagttttctcttcttttttattttgttatttttagttaCCGCTCTTGTTTTTTTCTCACACATATAAATGTATATGCGtgtactttattttttagtggtcaataagaaaatttaaaaaagaagaaaaagaattgaTGATATGAAACTTGATGTTATTGTTTTTCAGCTGTTAAAATTCCGCCGAAGGCCATGAAGTGAACATTTTCTCCCACTTGAATAAGTATCTTCTGATGTACTGGCATGGCTACCAAGGCCtccatctgaaaaaaaaaatgaacaattaaaTAAGTAATAGCTCTCCAAATCAAATAGTAGTATGCTCATTGTCAGAGATGGAAGGAAGAACCGCATTGAAAATGGAATATATccatgtaataaataaattaataataagcaGAAACTTGAGTGTATATTATTGTACAACATCAAAGTTAATGATAACTTTCATTTCTGCCATTTCAAGCTTGAAGTTACGTTTAGAAAAAATGGCGATTTTCTAATTCATCTGTCTTAAATTATACCCACCTCATTTCCCTCCACTACCGTCTTAACAAAATTGGAACATTTGATGCGTGAGAATCACAAACCCCTATCAATATGGTGTGATAGATATACGTTGTTTAAATATGCAGtcaaaaatttgattttgagaCTCATGAAAAAGTATGTTGCGAAAAGTTAAAcccttaaataaatatcaatatgtcaACTTATCAAAGAATTAATTCCTCACTTTTGGACGAAAATATTCTgaatttaccaaaaaaagaaTCGCAAAACCTCTTGCTTTTATACCAACACCATTTTCCACTTATGCCGCAAAAGTAATTGTCATTCCAAGATTTGATTTCATGAACTACATGGTAAGAgatagttaattaaaatttcacccATGACTCACCTACACCATCCTTCATTCTATATGATATACATTCTCTATGTAATTTTTCTCATGCTCTACTTTGAGTATCTCACAAAATGACCGGCTAatagattcttttttttttgttttcaagatGAGATACGACCTAAGATTAACTCACcaagatttttcttctttcttcccaCCATACCCTGTCATTTATGATATCCACTTTAATCTagactattattattataagcaGATATCTAATTCTCTATCAATACTCGTATTTAGAAAGAGACATGCATAATAGTGATGCTCGTAAGGAAAATGAAACAACACTAACTGAAGCACAAATGTTTCGGCCAAATCACCTTTTTCCTCATTTACAAACTACTGTACCCAGAGGGTTGAGAAAATTTGGActggaaaaacaaaaagaagttagggggaatattaaatttaaatacataccCATAGATTACAGCGTATGTTTTTTTAGgtgttatcatcatcatcatctattcCTTGAAAACGAACTCTCCACTTATTCTTGACAGGGATGAAACCACACGAGGAGGTTAGACGCGCGGGACtgattttaatgtaaaaataaaaattcactcCAGCTCTTCTTCCACAATAATTATGTTAGGAATtgtatttttaaacaatattttttattacaacttttttttcttctatttctctctttgatgtaCAAAAATCATACAAATACATTAATGATACATATTACTAGATAAAATTTATGTGAAACCTAATACTCTCTTCGTCCCGTCCCAAAATAAgtgacatatttaaaaaaagattattttaaaataaatgttatatttaattttttaatgtaacattaatggttgttttttattaatactcttattattttattttttgaatctaatattaatattattatcttttatttatttaataaaattaatttaataaaattattttatttattaatttttctttgataTGTATAAAAACACTTTTAGATTATACTTATTTTGGGAGGGAGAAAGGAAAACATGACATTGACTTAATAAAAAGCAGTGTATCGATAGATTGGGCCATTGAATAATTGGTCCAACTTGTGTGTCACCCTAGTGGGTAGGCTTAACTGTGGGCCCATGTTCACAACTTCACTTGTTCCACCGTCGCGAGGGCCCACAATTCTCTGTTTTTTTATTGCAAAGTTggaaaaataatacataattgGAAAAGCTTAAAATGGTATGTTTCTATTTCTAACCATACCAATAAAGatctaatttatgaaattcatgaTCTCATTTGGTTTCCTCAAAAATGTTTTCCCTAAGGGGTCAGATCAAGTCACAAACATACCATATACATAGAACAGTTGTTCAACACAACTGTTATATCGATGATATAAACAAATGCATCTAAAGTATGTTCGTATATCAagttttggatattttttgtaatagGTTGATTCCCCCTAAAAAAATAATCCCGACAAGCCTAATCCTGATGAATCAATTCTAATGCCCAGTTCACGCAAGAATTATCaccaattgaaaaagcaaagttCCTCTTCAAGGATTGAGATATCCTACAGCTTTATCAAAGCCTTAGAGAATCTCAACCATGGAAAATGTTGGAATGTATAGTAAAAAACAGTTGTAAACAATATGTATTTTGATAAAGATGAAAGGTGAGCTCAAGAGGAGGATTCTTGCTCTTGGTGCTTCTCACAAAAGTCTATGTGATGAGAGATTTTACCTTATTATTAATTGACTACCTCTCTGACAACACAAATGTTCGCTCAGCACTTTCGAAAAGTGTCTTATTTAGTCAACAACAAAAACTTCACCACACCCCAATTATTTAACTATTGTTTGTGAATTGATTACACGCACCAATTTTCCAACAGCCACCACACCAACCAAAAA
Above is a window of Glycine soja cultivar W05 chromosome 12, ASM419377v2, whole genome shotgun sequence DNA encoding:
- the LOC114378210 gene encoding uncharacterized protein LOC114378210 produces the protein MASGGTYLSLAMLVVAGSLIYNTKEVSGQCGGSLSDLIAQCSQYVQKSGPKIPPSATCCAALRKFNVPCACKLVTKEAASLVSIPKVVFVGRSCGLNLPPGMQCGAVKIPPKAMK